Proteins from a genomic interval of Planctomycetia bacterium:
- a CDS encoding RNA pseudouridine synthase — translation MTQNTAPRLLLDDGPLFAVWKPAGLATQAPEPFPSLEAQMKNWLRKRESKEGNVYLGVPHRLDRPVSGVILFTRHVRAASRVSLQFEKRQVRKTYWTCVEGSVEPASGTWTDRLKKTYGKPHAEVVGEDDPYGRPAVLHYRTLGTLQLPTGPATWLEIELETGRTHQIRIQAASRGHAVVGDAFYGATSKFGVETEEERDRPIALHARSLELRHPMTDAPVAITAPLSSDWRALGLDVSESDYLTDVK, via the coding sequence ATGACCCAAAACACCGCACCACGCCTACTGCTCGACGATGGCCCGTTGTTCGCCGTATGGAAACCGGCCGGACTTGCGACCCAAGCGCCGGAGCCGTTTCCGAGCCTCGAAGCGCAGATGAAGAATTGGCTCCGGAAGCGCGAGTCGAAAGAGGGAAACGTCTACCTCGGCGTTCCCCATCGGCTCGACCGGCCGGTTTCCGGCGTGATCTTGTTCACGCGGCATGTGCGCGCGGCGAGTCGGGTCTCGCTGCAATTCGAGAAGCGCCAGGTGCGCAAGACTTATTGGACCTGCGTCGAAGGCTCGGTCGAGCCGGCTTCGGGCACCTGGACCGATCGATTGAAGAAAACCTATGGGAAGCCGCACGCGGAAGTCGTCGGCGAAGACGACCCCTACGGCCGACCGGCGGTGCTCCACTATCGGACGCTCGGCACGCTCCAGCTTCCGACCGGGCCGGCCACGTGGCTCGAGATCGAACTGGAAACCGGTCGGACCCATCAGATCCGCATTCAAGCCGCCTCGCGTGGACACGCCGTCGTCGGCGATGCGTTCTACGGCGCGACGTCGAAGTTCGGTGTGGAAACCGAGGAAGAGCGTGATCGGCCGATCGCGCTGCATGCCCGAAGTTTGGAACTCCGCCATCCGATGACCGATGCGCCGGTCGCCATCACGGCGCCGCTGTCGAGCGATTGGCGCGCGCTTGGGCTCGACGTAAGCGAAAGCGATTATCTGACCGACGTGAAATAG
- a CDS encoding response regulator transcription factor, producing the protein MNTILHSPSPFPVRLAVVDDETLVREGLVALFHTSPDFRLVASASESELLLEALPAADRPDVALLDVRTTGTGTLAGVRLWQERFPEIRIVLLDDAVRDAHLRQAVRLQVHGYALKQDSFYDLTQVIEAAARDVRSFSPSAGSRLISTEQGWDLQPSNTPGLHSLTMRETEVLTCLAQGFTVKVCSALLHISPSTVDNHKSRIMKKLKMHKTVDLARLALREGLMPR; encoded by the coding sequence ATGAATACCATCCTGCATTCACCCTCTCCCTTCCCTGTCCGACTCGCCGTCGTCGACGACGAGACCTTGGTTCGCGAGGGGCTCGTCGCCTTGTTCCACACCTCGCCCGATTTTCGGCTCGTCGCTTCGGCCTCGGAAAGCGAGTTGCTGCTCGAAGCCCTTCCGGCGGCCGATCGACCCGACGTCGCCCTCCTCGACGTCCGAACCACCGGCACCGGCACGCTTGCCGGAGTCCGGCTCTGGCAAGAACGCTTTCCGGAAATTCGGATCGTGCTGCTCGACGATGCCGTCCGCGACGCACACCTGCGGCAAGCGGTTCGGCTCCAGGTGCATGGCTACGCGCTGAAGCAAGATTCGTTCTACGATCTGACGCAGGTCATCGAAGCGGCGGCCCGCGATGTCCGTTCGTTTTCTCCTTCGGCCGGAAGCCGCCTCATCAGCACCGAGCAAGGTTGGGATCTGCAACCTTCCAACACGCCGGGCCTACATTCTCTCACGATGCGCGAGACGGAAGTGCTCACTTGCCTCGCGCAAGGATTCACCGTCAAGGTTTGCTCCGCCCTCTTGCATATCAGCCCGAGCACGGTCGACAATCACAAGTCGCGCATCATGAAGAAATTGAAGATGCACAAAACGGTCGACCTCGCGCGGCTCGCGCTGCGCGAAGGGCTGATGCCGCGCTGA